The DNA window ATCTGGAGGATGGAAGCGTTTATCAGGTGACTCCAGTGGATGGAAGCGGAACAGCCGCCGGTCAGGTAACTGAGAAAAATCCAGACGGCACCACGGAGGGAACCAGCTGGATGAATCCGCTGACCAATTCGATGGAGACGGCCGCGGTTTTCCGCAAGGAATGGCAGGATTCGGATGGAAATGAGATCACCGAGGATTATTTGGGAAATAAGATCGAGATTGATTTCAAACTTCAGGTGGCGGAGGAGACCATTGGAACAGACGGAAGCGGGAATATCATCGGCAAGTGGTCAGATGCCTCAGAATATTTCAAGAAGAATTTGACTTCAGAGGATTATGGAAAGATTTTTGGATCAGGAGAAACACCCTACCAGTTTACCCAAACCTTACAGGGACGGGTTACAGATTCCATCTGGGGCAAGGGCGGAAGATTCCAAGATCTCCCTCGGAGTATTTTGAAAAAGGATGAAACAACGCGGACCAATCTGCTTTACCGGGTAGTAGAGAGTGAGCTCCGCTATGGATCGCAGGCTATCAACGTTGGGGTAATAGACAGTGATGATAACCGGACCTATACGTATGAATTTGGAGAGAGCCTGTTTTCGCCCGCTTATGAATTGGGAGATAGTAATAATGCGGGAACTCAGACTCATATCAACCGGATTGGAAGCACCAGTTTTACGGTGACCAAAGAGTGGCAGGGAGACCGTGACAATATCTACGGCACTCGGCCGGATACTGAAAGCGTGGGGGATGACTGGGAGACCATCTTTGTGATCCAGCGTACAACTACGCCGCGAGTCGAGAAAAACTGGAAGAATGTGACAGATGGAGTGGGGCAAGCGTTAATCGTCTACGTGACGGGAGCCAATGCAGACGAGAGTGCTTCTGTTACAGTCAGCGGCCTGCCCCAGCAGAATGAAAATGGAGAAACCTATTATTACCGTGCCAGAGAGCTGCAGCCTGCCGAGGATCGGTACATCGATGGAGAGGTAACCGATGAAGATATTGTGGCGGAGGATGGGACCTATCACGATGCTTATACGGCGTCTTATACGGATGATCTGGAGCATGGAACCGGTACGACTGCCGTAAACACACTGAAATCTACCAAGATTTACGCTGTGAAGAACTGGTATGGAAAAGAGAACACCTCCGTGACTTTGGAATTGCAATATTTAACAGAGAACGGCCAGTGGACCTCCTTCCCGACGGCGGCCAGTGTGACTCTGGACGGAACAACAGATCCAGATTCATCAACGCCCTGGTATGAATATGAAAGCTGGCAGGCGGTCTGGGAAGACGTGCCGAGCGTCTATCCGGGCAGTGCTCTTACAGAAGGAGGCAGGACCCAGTACCGGGTGGTGGAAAACACGCCGGATGGATATATCCAGATCAGTTCTGACACCCAGACCAAGGAAGAGGGCGGACAGGAATATACGGAGTGGGTATTTACCAATGTGGCGTCCACGTCCCTGACGGTGACCAAGGCCTGGTATGAGATCGCCGCCGCCGATCAGCAGGCGGTAACGGTGGAACTGTGGCGGACTACGGGAACCATTGGAGACAGCGTCAGTGAGCCGGTAAAAGATGCGGATGGGGATGTCCAGACCCTGACATTGACAGCAGGAAATCAATGGACAGGAACTTTTTCGGACTTGCCTAAGTATGACGCGGACGGACAGCCTTATACCTATTACGCGGCAGAGACCAAGATCGGCGATGAACCCGCTGAGGACAGCGGATATCGGATCGTCTATACCTATGGCGGTTCAGCTGCTGACGGGTTTACTGCCTCTATCGCCAATATCGGCCGGATGGAAGTGACCGGTACCAAGACCTGGGTGGACAATGGGAATGCCTATGGCACCCGGCCGGATACCCTGGAACTGAAACTATACAGAAGTACGACCGGCGCGGATGGAAGCTGGGCAGAAGTAAGCGCCCAGACTCTGGCGGAAGAGGGAGCAGAGCTGATCTGGAGCAATACAGATACAGATGTCTGGACCTACCGCTATAGGAACCTTCCAGCGGCAGATGACGATGGTAATCCGTACCAGTATCGGGTGGAAGAAGTGACGCCAGAAACTGTGACTGAAGAAGATACCTACAAGGGAACCAGCGAAACTACAGCTGATGGAGCGAATTTCACCAATACTTTGACTGGCACGGTGGATATCCCTGTTTCCAAGATCTGGCAGGACGGAAGCGACGCGGATGGTGAGCGGCCAACGGAAGTGACACTGATCCTGTACGCGGACGGCGTGGAAAAGGAACGGATCACTTTGACGGCAGATAACGCGGACGCGGGCAAAGACCGGTGGAGCTATACGTTTACGGGGCTGGATAAATATGACAGTACTGGAAAACAGATCACCTACACGGTGGGAGAAGCGGCAGTTCCAGACGGCTATGAGGCAAGTGCGGATCAAGGGTCTTATACCGTGACAAATGTACTTTTGACCTCTTTGTCTGTGCGTAAAGTCTGGGGCGGAGTGCCGGAAGAAGATCAGGAAGATGTAACGGTGGCCCTGTACCGCAGTATAGAAGGACAGGAGGAAGAAGCGGTAACCGATGGGCAGGGGAATGTGCTGACGCTGACGCTGACGGCCCAGGGGAACTGGACGGGAACCTTTACGGACATTCCAAGATTTGATGAGAATGGAAATCGATACAGCTATACAGTGAGAGAAATTTCCATTGGCGGAAGACCGGCAGAGGAGTCAGATTATATCATCCATATTGGTAAAGATAAAAATGGCGCGGTTGTTTCTAATATTGCCAAGACCTTCCTGACGGGGGTGAAGATCTGGCGGGATGAGCAGAACGCTTATGGGACCAGACCGGAGACGCTTAAGCTGACCTTGTGGCGGCAGATCGAAGGCGGAGAGAAAGAGCAGGCAGAAGCCACGCCAGTTTGGGATAATACAGACAGCGATACCTGGACCTACACCTTTGAGAACCTTCCGGTGACCGATGATGAAGGAAATCCATATACCTACTGGGTGACAGAAGAGGTTCCGGAAGAATACGAGCTGACACAGCAGGAAGGAAACCGGTTTGTCAATACTTTGAAAGACACCATTGATATTTCAGTAGAGAAACTCTGGACCGATCAAAATAATATGCGGGGAATCCGTCCATCTTCCATTGAAGTGGCGCTCTATGCGGACGGTCAGGAAGTGGAACGGGCAGAACTATCCAGAGAGAATGGGTGGAGCCGTACGTTCCCGGAACTGGAAGAATACGATGAGACGGGAAGAAGGATCCAATATGAGGTCAAAGAAACACAAGTGCCGGATGGATATAAAGTGTCCTACAGCGGCGGAACTCAAGAAGGATTTATCATTGAGAATACCAGAGAAGATCTGGCTGGGGGAAGTCTGGCGAAGACAGGAGACGGGGCAAATCTGGCTGGGTATGCAGGGCTTATGCTGATCTCTGGAACTGTGTTCGCGGTAACAGTGACAGGAAAGAAACGAAAGAAAAAGGGAAACCGGTAAATCCTGAGGAATGAGTATAAAAAAGAGCGCGAAAGGGCCGGACGCATATAAGCGTCATGGCCCTTTCGCCATTGGTGTGGATGCCTGGCACGAATTGTCAAGAGGAATTCCCATTTCAAGAGTTGCCCTTGTAAACAAGAAATTCTGTAGTTATAATAGAACAATACCGGGAACGGAGACGACCAGAAAATCGCGGAGGTGAAAGAAGCTATGACGGGAGAGGAAAGGCGGGAGGATATCCTTGCCAGGATCGGGCAAAGCGGCCGGCCGCTGGCGGCGAGAGCCCTGGCGGATCTCTATGGGGTCAGCAGACAAGTGATCGTTCAGGATATCGCCTTGATCCGAGCGGCCGGACATGAAATCTTATCTACCAATAGAGGATATCTTCTGCAGGAGGAAAAGAAGGCCAGGAGAGTCTTCAAAGTATGCCATACAGACGAGCAGCTGGAAGAAGAACTGTGCGCCATCGTAGATCTGGGCGGCTGTGTGGAAAATGTAGTGGTACATCACAAAGTGTATGGGAAGCTGGAAGCCCATTTGGGGGTGGACTCCAGAAGAAGGGTCCGGGAATTCTTAGAAGAACTCCAAAGCGGCAAATCCAGTCCTTTGAAGAATATCACATCTGGATACCATGACCACGAAGTCCGGGCTGACCAGGAGAGAACGCTGGATATGATCGAGAACATGCTGCGGGAAAAAGGGTTTCTTGCAGAAAATGAATAGAGATTTCATTTTCCGCGAAAAGGCGGTATAATAGAAGCAGGAAAACCCAGAACGAGCATTGCGGCCAGTAAAGGAGGGATCCACATGGCTGAGCATAAGATCATTACTATTGGGAGACAATTTGGAAGCGGAGGACATGAGATCGGAAATTCTCTGGCTACGAGACTGGATATCCCGCTCTATGACAACAATCTTGTCAGAATGGTGGCGGAGAAACTGGATATCAGGGAGGAGACGGCGCAGGCCGTGGATGAGACTACTTTGAACAGCTTCCTGGAGGGGTATGTTCTTGCGCCCATCGAGCGGTCTGGAAATACGGCGGCTGAATATACCCAGCCTTTGAATGAACAAGTCTATGGATTACAGTCGGAAATCATCCGAAAATTGGCGCGGAGAGGCCCCTGCGTCATTGTAGGGCGCTGCGGCGATTATGTTTTGAGGGACTGGCCGGGACTGATCAATGTCTTTATCTGCGCCGGGAAAGAAGACCGGATCAAAAGGATTGCCAAGCGCTATGATTTATCAGAGAAAAAAGCGGCGGAAAAGATCAAGAAGATAGACCGGGAGCGCAGGTACTACTACGAGTCTCACACGGGAATGGAGTGGGGCAGTATAGAAGCGCATCAGGTACTTCTGAATGTGAGCAGACTTGGAATGGAAGGGACTGTAGATCTTTTGGAGCGGATGTACCTGGCTTAGCGGCTTTTGAAAAATGATTTGACAGAAGAAGGGATAGAAAGAGGAC is part of the Lachnospiraceae bacterium KGMB03038 genome and encodes:
- a CDS encoding transcription repressor NadR produces the protein MTGEERREDILARIGQSGRPLAARALADLYGVSRQVIVQDIALIRAAGHEILSTNRGYLLQEEKKARRVFKVCHTDEQLEEELCAIVDLGGCVENVVVHHKVYGKLEAHLGVDSRRRVREFLEELQSGKSSPLKNITSGYHDHEVRADQERTLDMIENMLREKGFLAENE
- a CDS encoding cytidylate kinase-like family protein; translated protein: MAEHKIITIGRQFGSGGHEIGNSLATRLDIPLYDNNLVRMVAEKLDIREETAQAVDETTLNSFLEGYVLAPIERSGNTAAEYTQPLNEQVYGLQSEIIRKLARRGPCVIVGRCGDYVLRDWPGLINVFICAGKEDRIKRIAKRYDLSEKKAAEKIKKIDRERRYYYESHTGMEWGSIEAHQVLLNVSRLGMEGTVDLLERMYLA